GACAGCGGCGAACCATCGAACGCGGACTCGGTGTCGAGCACGAGAAACTGCTCGAACGGGCCCGCGAGACGAGCGAAGACGAGTCCACGAACAACCCGATCCGAACCCACCTGCGCGACATGCCGGTGGTGCCGGAGTTCGTTGGCCTGACCTTCGCGGTCCACAACGGCCAGGGCTTCGAGCGCGTGGAAGTCGAGCCCGAGATGATCGGACATTATCTCGGCGAGTTCCAGTTGACCCGAAATTCGGTCGAACACGGACAGGCCGGGATCGGAGCGACCCGCTCGTCGAAGTTCGTACCGCTCAAATAAATCATGGGAATCAACTACAGCGTCGACGCCGACCCGGAGACCACCGCGAAAGCGATGCTTCGGGAGCGTCACATGAGCCACAAGCACAGCAGGGCGATCGCCCGAGAAATCAAGGGCAAGACGGCCGCCGACGCGGTCGAGTACCTCGAAGCGGTCATCGCCGAGGAACAACCCGTCCCGTTCCGACAGCACAACAGCGGTGTTGGCCACCGCTCGGGCATCGACGGCTGGGACGCCGGACGATACCCCGAGAAGGCCAGCAATGCCTTCATCGATCTGCTGCAGAACGGTATGAACAACGCGGAACAGCAGGGATTCGACGGCGAGGAGATGATCATCGAACACGTCGCCGCCCACAAGGTCGGCGAAGTCCAGGGCCGCAAGCCCCGCGCGATGGGTCGTGCGAGCCCCTGGAACACGATGGAAGTCGACGTCGAGCTGATCCTCGCGGAACCCGAGGAGGGAGGTGACGAATAATGGCAGACGAACACGAGTTCATCGAAGACGGCCTTCAGCTGTCCCAGATCGACGAGTTCTTCGAAGAGGAGCTCGGCCGAGCCGGCTACGGCGGCATGGATGTCGCCAAGACGCCGATGGGCACACAGATCGTCCTGGAAGCCGAGAAACCCGGTATGGTGATCGGCAAGGGCGGCGAGAACATCCGCAAGATCACGACCGCCCTCGAAGAGCAGTTTAATCTCGAGGATCCCCAGGTCGACGTTCAGGAGGTC
This genomic window from Natranaeroarchaeum aerophilus contains:
- a CDS encoding 50S ribosomal protein L22, producing the protein MGINYSVDADPETTAKAMLRERHMSHKHSRAIAREIKGKTAADAVEYLEAVIAEEQPVPFRQHNSGVGHRSGIDGWDAGRYPEKASNAFIDLLQNGMNNAEQQGFDGEEMIIEHVAAHKVGEVQGRKPRAMGRASPWNTMEVDVELILAEPEEGGDE
- a CDS encoding 30S ribosomal protein S19, with protein sequence MSGSEYRTGREGEFTYRGHTLDELQDMDVDEVAELLPARQRRTIERGLGVEHEKLLERARETSEDESTNNPIRTHLRDMPVVPEFVGLTFAVHNGQGFERVEVEPEMIGHYLGEFQLTRNSVEHGQAGIGATRSSKFVPLK